The sequence below is a genomic window from Brachyhypopomus gauderio isolate BG-103 chromosome 5, BGAUD_0.2, whole genome shotgun sequence.
TAGGTTTCGATGAAATTGGAAGATATATTAAAATAGATTTGTCTAAATTATGTTTGCAAACGACAAAGTTGTTATAATCATCGAATCGGCTAGTTTGGAAGCAGTTAGTGATTTTATGTGATTAGtggtgtcgttcgcgaacgatccggctctaagagccggctctttgaagtgaacgattggaaccggctccacaatgggagccgttttaggattaTATTcgggagccgaaagagccggctctccaagataagaagagccattagagccgcgtctcaaaatagagcccaaaatcccatcactagtgCTGATTTTATCGAACTCTTGCGTTATCAAGTATCAACTCGGGTCTGggtttaggtttttttttttctcaaaattTTTGACACTgcttattaaatattatttttactAAGGGCATTTGATACACCCAAGTGTGCTCACTTAATAAAGAACTACATATGCACATGAAtatatgtttataatttttttttctttacagaATCATACATGTTTACCATAGTAAAGCATAATTTACCATTTACAAAATGGATTTCTAAATTCCAATTAAGTTGAGAGCCGCTCTACTATAATAaaaatgatttgaagatttacATACAACATATATAGCAAAACAATAATTGTATGCCAGTGGCAAAAAGTTAAAATGCTACACATTGTTCCTGTCAGAGTTATGTAAGTGTTATCTGGATATATTAAAAATACAGTTGATTCATTGCAGTGCATTCATCATGGCTTGAGCTTGCTTGAGTTCTagaaaaaagtacaaaaaagtgttatacaaatacaaatttcaggctgcacagctgatgaaggacctatGTAAGAAACATCctatttctctggaaactttatACTTTACCACAAAATATAATATCTTACTGAAGTACTACTCAGTACTCATTACTCAGATTTATTACCGCAGTCCCACACATGTGGGGACTGCAGTAATCGAGGGGAGAAATCTTTACATTAAAACTACTATTCTGCGGCTCCTGCacaattatttatttaacatACAGACTCCTCGGTACCTGTTAACAGCACTCTGAACTTGTCTGCAGTGACAGAGACTACAGTGGTGTCTGTGGAACCAGATTCGGGGTCCTGAGACTGGAGCTTCAGTTGCACAATGGGCTCGTTCACCTCTGATAATTCACTGGAGCTCAGAGTGTAGTCCACCCTCCAGTTCACCGCTTCCAGACGACCTACTAATaggaataaaaacaaataaaaactgcTCATTTGGAGATCACAAGCATCTTCCCCCATGTGCTCAGTGACAGGCAAGCAGCACGGACTCTGTGCCATACTTACAGCGCAGACTACTCTCTTTCAACTTCTCCTGCAGGGCTGTATGCTTGTCTTCATAGGATTTGCAAAGTCCCATGGTGTGCTCTACATTATACAGACCATTGGTAACTAAACACCCATGTTGTCTAGATCTGATACTATATATTACCATTTTAACTGTATTGACTCCACAAGTAACAGTCCAGAGCATTCTCACCTTTAGGCAAGCCTAGCTGCTGAAGTTCACTGGACAGAGATTCACTGTCAACATCATGCTTTGCAGCACTAGAGAGAATGAAGCTCAGCACTGCAACACTAGCTTTAATATCTCCACTATCTGGGACAAAGACACagata
It includes:
- the commd4 gene encoding COMM domain-containing protein 4, producing the protein MRFRFCGDLDCPDWVLAEISTLTRISSVKMKLLCVQVIRDLLDEDIDYDKVAKLTSDAKFDSGDIKASVAVLSFILSSAAKHDVDSESLSSELQQLGLPKEHTMGLCKSYEDKHTALQEKLKESSLRLGRLEAVNWRVDYTLSSSELSEVNEPIVQLKLQSQDPESGSTDTTVVSVTADKFRVLLTELKQAQAMMNALQ